DNA from Frateuria edaphi:
TCGCGCTGCTGCGCGAAGAGTTGCCTCCGGCCAAGGCGGCCAGGCTTGCCGCGGCCATCACCGGTGCGCCGCGCAAGGCGCTCTATCAGATGTAGGGTGAGCTTCAAGCCACCGTTGCGCATCGGGACCGGTAGGCTGAAGCCCGCCCTGCCGCGCCTGTCTTTCCCAATCCCCAATCCCTGCCCGGGCCCATTACAATGGCTCGCGGAGTCGGCCGGACAGTCGCGTCGCACCGCAAGTGCGTCGAGGAAAGTCCGGGCTCCACAGGGCAGGGTGCCAGGTAACGCCTGGGCAGCGCGAGCTGACGGCCAGTGCAACAGAGAGCAGACCGCCGATGGCCTCGCAAGAGGATCAGGTAAGGGTGAAAGGGTGCGGTAAGAGCGCACCGCGTGCGGGGACAACGTCGCACGGCACGGTAAACCCCACCCGGAGCAAGACCGAATAGGGGAACGATAACGCGGCCCGCGTTGTTCCCGGGTAGGTCGCTGGAGCCAGGCGGTGACGCCTGGCCGAGAGGAATGACTGTCGCGTCGCAAGACGTACAGAACCCGGCTTACAGGCCGGCTCCGCCTCTTGCGGCGGCGCGCTTCGGGCGCGCCGCCAGGGAAGGGCCAGGGTGGCGCGGAAGATTGCGCCGCCCTGGCCCTTTTCGTTCCACCCGGTGGTGGCGACGCGGTGGCGCCCGGGTGGATGCATGCCAGCCGCCCCTACGGGCGCCCCGGTCCGGGCCCTGAACGGCAGTTCATGTCCAGGCTGTCCGGGTAGCGAAACGCCCGTGACGTGCCTCACATCCTGTTCGGAAAAACCCCTTGCTTTCAACCACCTTGCAGACCTTCCTCTGAAACGGCTGGAAATACGTCCACACTTCCGCCTTTCTCTTTGATTCGCAAGCAAAATTCCCTTGACGTCTCAAAAGGCGAGACGTATCGTGGGACCCTGTGTGAAATCGTGGGAATCAGTGGAGTCCGCACGGGTGTTCCAGGGCGAAACCGCCATCACCGTTGACGACAAGGGCCGACTGGCCATCCCGACTGCGTATCGGGAGCTGGTCGCGGGCGAGTGCGCCAATCGTCTGGTGGTCACCTACAGCCCGTTCGAAATGGGCTGCCTGTGGATCTACCCCTACGCCGAGTGGGAAACGGTGCGCGACCAGGTCAATGCGCTGCCGATGGTCAAGGCGTCCCACCGTAACCTGCAGATGAAGCTGGTGGGTGCGGCGACCGTGGTTGAGCCGGATGGCGCCTCGCGCATCCTGCTGCCGGCCAGCCAGCGTGGCGCCGCCGGCATCGAGAAGAAGGCGGTGCTGCTGGGCATGGGCAACAAGTTCGAGCTGTGGAGCGAACAGGCCCACCTGGCCAAGATCCGCCAGACCCTCGGCGAAGACGACATCACTGACGACATGGCGGACCTGCGCCTGTAAGGCGCGGGCTTCGGTGCGGAACGAATACGGGACGGGAGGGTGCGGCGTGGCCGAGTTGCGGCACATCCCGGTGATGCTGGGCGAAGCGGTGGAGGGCCTAGCCGTGCAGGCAGGCGGGCGGTATCTGGATGGCACCTTCGGGCGCGGCGGTCACGCACGCGCGGTGCTGTCGCGCCTGGGGCCCGACGGCCGCCTGCTGCTGATGGACCGCGACCCCGCCGCGATCGCCGCGGCCCGCGAAGCGTTTGCCGGCGATCCACGCGTGTCGATCCGCCACGGCAACTTCGCCGAGCTCGCCGAATGGGACGAGACCGCCGCCGGCCTCGACGGCGTGTTGCTCGACCTCGGCGTCTCCTCGCCGCAGCTGGACGAAGCCGAGCGCGGCTTCAGCTTCATGGCCGATGCGCCGCTGGACATGCGCATGGACACTACCCAGGGCGAGAGCGCGGCGGAGTTCCTTGCCCGGGCCGACGAGCACGAGATCGCCGACGTGTTGTGGACCTTCGGCGAGGAGCGCTTCAGCCGCAAGATCGCCCGAGCCATCGTGGCGCGTCGTGCCGAGTCGCCGATCGCGCGCACCGGCGAACTGGCTGCGCTGATCGAGCGCACCATCGGTCGCCGCGAGCCGGGCAAGCACCCGGCCACGCGCAGCTTCCAGGCCCTGCGCATCCGCGTGAACGGCGAGCTCGATGCCGTGCAGCGCGGCCTTGATGCGGCGCTGGAGCGGCTCAAGGTCGGTGGGCGGCTTTCGGTGATCAGCTTCCACTCGCTGGAGGACCGCGCGGTCAAGCAGTTCATCCGCGACCACTCCGGCCGCGTGCAGGGCAGCCGGCGCGGCCCGCCGGTGGCTGCCAGGCCAGCCCGGCTGGCAGCGGTGGGCAAGGCGCGCTTCCCGTCCGACGAGGAGCTGGCGGTCAACCCACGGGCCCGCTCGGCGGTGCTTCGCGTGGCGGAGAAACTCGCATGAGGGCGCTCGGCGGCGTCACGCTCGTGATCCTGCTGCTGGCCGTGCTGGCCAGCGCAATCGGCGTGGTGTGGACGCGCCACGAGAGCCGCGTGCTGTTCGTCGACCTGACCCGCCTGCAGAACCAGCGCGACGAACTCAACGTCGAGTACGGTCGGCTCGAACTGGAGCAGGCGACCTGGGCCGAACCGCGACGCATCGATGAAGAGGCGCGCAGCAAGCTCGGCATGGTCACGCCCAGGCCGCAGGACATCCAGCTGGTGCGCCGATGAGCCTGCGCCGCCCGCTCCCGCAACCTTCCGCCGGCCGCCGCCGTGGCGCCGGCCCCAGCGTGCGCAAGCGCATGCTGCTGGTGGTCGGCGTGCTGTCGCTGGCCTCGCTGGGGCTGGTCGCACGCGCGTTCGACCTGCAGGTAATGCGCAAGCAGTTCTACCAGGACCAGGGCGACGCGCGTTTCCTGCGCGAAGTGAAGATCCCGGTGTCGCGCGGCACCATCTTCGATCGCAACGGCGAGCCGCTGGCGGTGTCCACCCCGGTGATGTCGATCTGGGCGAACCCGCCGCAGGTGCTGGAGAGCGCCGACCGCATTCCCGACCTGGCCGCCGCGCTCGGCGTGGACGCGGGCGAGCTCAAGGAGCGCCTGGCGCAGCGCGCCGACCGCGAGTTCGTCTACCTGCGCCGGCAGATGCCGCCGGAAGCAGCCGAAGCCGTGCTCGACCTGGACATCCCGGGCATCAATGCGCAGCGCGAGTACCGCCGTTACTACCCGTCGGGCGAAGTAACCGCGCACGTGCTCGGCTTCACCAACATCGACGACCATGGCCAGGAAGGGCTCGAGCTTGCCTTCGACGATTGGCTTTCCGGCAAGCCGGGCGCCAAGCGGGTCATCCGCGACCGCATGGGGCACGTGGTCGAGGATGTCGAGCAGGTGCGCGAGCCCAAGCCGGGCAAGAGCCTCATGCTCAGCATCGACCGGCGCATCCAGTTCCTGGCCTACAACGAGCTGAAGAACGCGCTGACCGAGTTCGATGCGTCCTCCGGGTCGATGGTGATCCTGGACGTGCCGACCGGCGAAGTGCTGGCGATGGTCAACCTGCCGACCTACAACCCCAACTCGTTGTCCGGCAGCAAGTTCTCCGACCGGCGCAACCGTGCCGTCACGGACCTGATCGAGCCCGGCTCGACGATCAAGCCGGTGCTCATGGCCGCGGCGCTCTCCAGCGGCAAGTACACGCCGACCAGCCCGCTGATCGACACCACCGGCGGCCACTGGTACTTCCAGGGTCACGACATCCACGACACGCACAACTACGGCCTGCTCACGCCCACCGGCGTGATCACCAAATCGAGCAACGTCGGCGCCGCGCGCATCGCCATGACGCTCGACACCGCGCTCATGTACAACACGTACCGCGCGTTCGGTTTCGGCAACAGCACCAGCAGCGGCTTTCCAGGCGAGTCCTCGGGCCTGCTGCGCATCGGTCGCGACTGGCGTCCGCTGGAACAGGCGATCATGGGCTACGGCTACGGCCTGAACGTGACGCCGCTGCAACTGGCCAATGCGTACGCCACGCTGGGCGACCACGGCGTCATGCATTCGCCCAGTTTCATCAAGGACGCCGACAACGAAGCCAAGGCGATCGTGTCGCGGCAGGTCGCCGACGAGATCGTGCGGATGATGGAAACGGTTACCGCCCCGGGCGGCACCGCCACCACCGCACGCATCGCCAATTACATCGTGGCCGGCAAGACCGGCACGGCGCACAAGGCCGCTGCCGGCGGCTATTCGCGCAACAACTACACCGCCGCCTTCGCCGGCCTGGTGCCGGCGAGCAACCCCCGGCTGGTCGGCGTAGTGATCATCGACGACCCGCAGAAGCGCAGTTACTACGGCGGCATGGTTTCAGCGCCGGTGTTCGCGCGCGTCATGGAAGGGGCGCTGCGCCTGCTCGACGTGCCGCCGGACAACATCGGGCGCTGGTACGCCGGCGGGCCGTTGATGAGCCCGAATGGCTTGGCCGGCAGCAAACCGCCGGTCGATCCGCCGATCGACGACGCACCTGTCGAGGACGAGCCGTGACCACGCGCCTCCTCGCTGATCTGCTCGATGGTTTCGCCGACGCGGGTGCGCTCGGCGATCTTCGTATTTGCGGACTGAGCCTGGACTCGCGCCAGGTGCGTCCCGGTGAAGCTTTCATCGCATTGTCCGGCACCCGCACGCATGGCATCGCCTTCGCCGCCGAGGCAGTGGCGCGCGGCGCCGCGCTGGTGCTCGCGGAGGCGCCGGCGGTCCCCGGCTTCACGCCCGGCGTGCCGGTGCTGTGGATCGACGACCTGCACGCGCGCCTGGGCGAGATCGCCGCGCGCTTCTACGACCACCCCTCGCGCGCGTTGCGCATCGTCGGCGTCACCGGCACCAACGGCAAGACCTCGACCGTGCAGCTCATTACCCAGGCCCTGTCGCGACTTGGCTGCACCGCCGCGAGCATCGGCACTCTCGGCGCCGGCCTGTATGGCGCGCTGGACGAAGGCGAGCGCACTACGCCGGATGCGATCAGCGTGCAGCGCCTGCTCGCACGGTTCCGCGACCGGGGTGCGACGCACGTGGCGATGGAGGTCTCCTCGCATGCCCTGGAGCAAGGCCGGGTGGGTGCGGTGGGTTTCGAGGTCGCGGCTTTCACCAACCTGACCCGCGACCATCTCGACTACCACGGCACGATGGAGGCCTACGGCGCCGCCAAGGCCAAGCTGTTCGCCTGGCCGGGTTTGAAGGCGGCCGCGATCAACGTGGACGACGCGTTCGGCTGCGCCCTGGCCGATCGCCTGCCGGTCGGCGTGCGCGTACTGCGCACCAGCATCGTGGGCGCCGCCGACGTCGGTGCCCAGGCCATCGTGACCTCCGCCGAGGGCCTGGCCTTCCAGCTCATTACGCCCTGGGGCGCGCATGCAATCCGCAGCGCGTTGCTCGGCGGCTTCAACGTGGCCAACCTGCTCGCCGTGGTGGCCTGCCTCGGGGCACTGGGCGAGCCGTTCGCACGCATCGTCGAGGTAATCCAGACGCTCACGCCGGTCAACGGCCGCATGAATCGCCTCGGCGGCGATGGCCGGCACCCGCTGGTAGTGGTCGACTACGCGCACACACCCGATGCGCTGGAGCAGGCGCTCACCGCGCTGCGTGCGCATTGCGCCGGCCGCCTCATTTGCGTCTTCGGCTGCGGCGGCGAGCGTGATGCGGGCAAGCGTCCGCAGATGGGCGCGATTGCCGAGCGCCTGGCCGACGTGGCGATCGTCACCGACGACAACCCGCGTGGCGAGGACGGCGACGCCATCGTGGCGCAGATCCGCGCCGGCATGCGGCGTCCGGCCGCGATCGAGCGCGACCGCGCCGCCGCGATCGGCACGGCCATCGCCCAGGCCGGCGCGGACGACGTCGTGCTGATCGCCGGCAAGGGTCACGAAACCTACCAGGAAGGTGCTGCCGGCAAGCGTCCGTTCGACGATCTCGCTGTCGCCCGCGCCGCCCTTGCGCAACCGGCCAGGGAGAACCACGCATGATGCGCCTCTCCGAAATCGCGGTATGGACACACGGGCGCCTGCTCGGCGCCGACCTCCAGGTGGATGGGGTGGCGATCGATACCCGCCGACTGCAGGCGGGTGAGCTGTTCGTGGCGATCAAGGGCGAGCGCGTCGACGGCCACGACTTCGTGCGCGAGGCCGCGCTGCGCGGTGCTGCCGCGGCGCTGGTCACGCGCCGCGTGGACGTCGACCTGCCGCAGGTGCTGGTCAACGACACCCAGGCTGCGCTCGGCGACCTCGCCAGCGCGGTGCGCGCACAGCGCGACGTGCGCGTGGTCGGCATCACCGGTTCCAACGGCAAGACGACGGTCAAGACGCTGACCGCCTCGATCCTTTCGCGCCACGGCCGCACACACGTCAACGCGGGCAACTACAACAACGAACTGGGACTGCCGCTGACGCTGCTGGCGATGCCCGCCGACACCGAATACGCGGTGCTCGAAATGGGCGCCGGCAAGCCCGGCGACATCGCCTACCTCGCCGCCATCGCGCGGCCCGATATCGGCCTCGTCAACACCATCGCGCCGGCGCACCTTGAGCGGATGCGCAGTCTGGAGGGCGTGGCCGAAACCAAGGGCGCGCTATACCAGGCGCTTCCGGCCGACGGCGTGGCGATCATCAATGCCGACGATGCCTTCGCCGGCTTCTTCGAAGGCCTGGCCGGTTCGCGCGCGACGCTGCATTTCGGCCTGGACGGCCACGTCGACGTGGGCGCGACCATCCTGGAGCAGCGCGTGGACGGTTCGCGCTTCCTGCTGCGCACGCCCGAGGGCGAGGCCGAGGTGGCGCTGCCGCTGGCCGGGCGCCACAACATCGCCAATGCGCTGGCGGCCGCCTCGATCGCGCTGGCGCTGGACGTGCCGCTGGCGACCATCGTCGCCGGCCTGCAGCACGTGCCTGGCGTGGCTGGGCGGCTGCGCAGCGAGGCGATGCCGGGTGGCTGGACGTTGATCGACGACAGTTACAACGCCAACCCCGGCTCCGTGGCCGCGGCGATCGACACGCTGGCGCTGGCCACCGGCGAGCGCTGGCTGGTGCTCGGCGACATGGCCGAGCTCGGCGCCGACGCGCGCGCGCTGCACGAAAGCATCGGCGCGCGCGCGAAGGCGGCTGGCATCGACCGGCTGTTCGCGGTCGGGCCGCTGAGCGCAGGCGCGGCCAAGGCCTTCGGCAGCGGCAGCGAACACCACGCCGACAAGGCCGCGCTGGCCGCGTCGCTGGCACGCCAGCTGCACGCGGGCGTGACCTGCATCGTCAAGGGTTCACGCTCGGCCGGCATGGAGCAGGTCGTGTCCTTACTCAAAGAACAAACCCACGCCTCCGGAGGCCCTGTCGATGCTGCTTGAGCTGGCCGACTGGATGGCACGGCACTTCACCGCCCTGCACCTTTTCCAGTACATCACCTTCCGCACGATCATGGCCGCGCTCACCGCGCTGGCGATGTCGCTGCTGCTGGGTCCGGGCCTGATCATGCGGCTGGCCGCCCTCAAGGCCGGGCAGGTGGTGCGCAGCGACGGCCCGCAGACGCACCTGGTCAAGGCCGGCACGCCGACGATGGGCGGTGTGATGATCCTGCTGGCGATCGCGATCGCTACGCTGTTGTGGGCCGACCTGCACAACCGCTACGTGTGGATCGTGTTGGCCGTACTGATCGCCTTCGGCGTGATCGGCTTCTATGACGACTACAAGAAACTGGTGCTCAAGGACAGCCGCGGGCTGGCCTCGCGCTGGAAATATTTCTGGCAGTCGGTGTTCGGGCTGGCGGCGGCGCTGTTCCTCTTCAAGACGGCCCAGCTCCCGGCCGAGACCGCGCTGTACGTGCCGCTGTTCAAGCAGGTGGCATTGCCGCTGGGCGTGCTGTTCGTGGTGGTCGCCTACTTCATGGTGGTCGGCTTCTCCAATGCGGTGAACCTCACCGACGGCCTGGATGGCCTGGCGATCATGCCCTCGGTGCTGGTGTCCGGGGCGCTCGGCGTGTTCGCCTACCTCGCCGGCAACAAGGTGTTCTCCGAATACCTGGGCATCCCCTCGATTCCCGGCGCGGGCGAGCTCTCCATTTTTTGCGGGGCTTTGGCCGGCGCGGGCCTGGGTTTCCTCTGGTTCAACACCTATCCGGCGCAGGTCTTCATGGGCGACGTCGGCGCGCTGGCCATCGGTGCGGCGCTGGCCTGCGTGGCGGTGATCGTGCGCCAGGAAATCGTGCTGATCGTGATGGGCGGCGTGTTCGTGCTGGAGACGGTGTCGGTGATGTTGCAGGTGGCGAGTTTCAAGCTCACCGGCAAGCGCATCTTCCGCATGGCGCCGATCCACCATCACTTCGAGCTCAAGGGCTGGCCCGAGCCGCGGGTGATCGTGCGCTTCTGGATCATCAGCGTCGTGCTGGTGCTGATCGGCCTTGCCACGTTGAAGGTGCGCTGACCCATGTTCGGCTTCGGTACCAGCCAGGCGATCAAGCGGAACGGGCCGCGCGGCAGCTTCGACCTGCCGTTGCTGGTCGCGCTCGTCGGGCTGGCCAGCATGGGCGTGGTCATGGTCACCTCCAGCTCGATCGCGGTGGCCGACAGCCAGCACATCGGTGCGTTCTATTACCTGAAGAAGCACCTGTTCTATCTGGCGCTCGGACTGGGGCTTGCCGGCATCGCGATGCGCACCGAGCTGAAGCAGGTGGAGAAGTACGCCTTCCCGCTGCTGCTGGTCGGCGGCGTCATGCTGCTGGCGGTGTTCGTGCCGCACCTGGGCATGCGCATCAACGGCGCGCGGCGCTGGCTCAACTTCATCGTGCTCAGTTTTCAGCCAGTCGAGGCGGTGAAGCTGATCCTGGTCGTCTACGTGGCGAGCTTCCTGGTGCGCCACCGCGAGAGCGTCGAAACGAAGTTCTGGGGCCTGCTGCGACCGATCATCGTGGCCGGCGTCATCGTGTTGCTGCTGCTAGCTCAGCCGGACTTCGGCTCGGCCACGCTGGTGATCGCGGTCACCATCGGCATGGTCTGGCTGGGCGGCGCGCGACCGCTGTACCTGTTCCTGATGGGCCTGCCGCTGATGCCGGCGCTCGTCGTCGCGGCGACCAGCGAGAGCTACCGCATGAAGCGGCTGACCTCGTTCATGGACCCGTGGAAGGACCCGTTCAACGATGGTTTCCAGTTGACCCAGTCGCTGATGGCGATCGGCCGTGGCGAATGGACCGGCGTGGGCCTGGGATCGAGCGTGCTCAAGCTTTCCTACCTGCCCGAGGCGCACACCGACTTCATCCTGGCAGTGATCGGCGAGGAACTCGGCCTGGCGGGCATCGCGCTGGTGATCGGGCTGTTCGCCACCGCGGTCGGGCGCGGTCTGTATCTCGGCCTCAAGGGCGTGGAAGTAGGCCAGCGCTTCGCCGGCTACGTGGCCTTCGGCATCTCGCTGATGCTGGGCTTGCAGGCGATGGTGTCGATCGGAGTGAACCTCGGCGCGCTGCCGACCAAGGGTCTGACCCTGCCGCTGATCAGCTCGGGCGGCTCGTCGGTGCTGATGACCTGCGCCATGGCCGGCGTGCTGCTGCGCGCCACCTTCGAGATCAACCGCGCGCTGGACGCGCGGCAGATGGCCACGCGCATGCCTGCGATGGCCGTGGCGGACGCGAACGCCGCGGTGGCACCGCCGCGCGAGCGCGAGGCGGTGGCCGCATGAGCGCGGACCGTCCCGTGCTGATCATGGCCGGGGGAACCGGCGGCCACATTTTTCCGGGCCTGGCCGTGGCCGACGTGCTGCGCGCGCAGGGCATCCCGGTGGCCTGGCTGGGCGCGGCCGGCGGGATGGAGACGCGCGTGGTGCCGGCCCACGGCATCGAGTTGCACACCGTCGCGGTCGGCGGCCTGCGCGGCAAGGGCTTGAAGACCCGACTGCTGGCACCCCTGATGCTGGCGCGCGCTCTGTTCGCCTCTCTTCGCGTGTTGCGTCGGGTACGCCCGCGCAGTGTGTTGTCGATGGGTGGCTACGTCGCCGGTCCCGGCGGGGTGGCGGCGCGGATCACCGCAACGCCGCTGCTGGTCCACGAGCAGAACCGCGTTGCGGGCTACACCAACCGCAAGCTCGCCGGTTTCGCGAGGCGCGTGCTGGCTGGTTTCGCCGATGCGCTCCCGAACGGCGAATGGGTAGGTAACCCGGTGCGCGCCAGTATCGCGGCACTGCCGCCGCCGGCGGAGCGTTTCGCCACACGCAGCGGCCGATCGCAATTGCTGGTGCTGGGCGGCAGTCTCGGCGCGCGTGCGCTCAACCTCGCGTTGCCGCAGGCGCTGGCTCTGATCCCCATCGACCAGCGCCCGGTCGTGCGCCACCAGTGCGGAAGCCGCGGGCTCGACGAGGCGCGCGCGGCTTATGCACAGGCGGGAGTCGAGGCCGACGTGGTGCCATTCATCGAAGACATGGCCGCCGCCTACGGCTGGGCCGACCTCGCCGTGTGCCGTGCCGGCGCGCTGACGATCGCCGAGCTTACCGCCGCGGGCCTGGGCGCCGTGCTGGTGCCTTTCCCCTATGCGGTCGACGACCACCAGACCGGCAACGCGCAGGCGCTGGTGGAAGCGGGCGCCGCCGAATTGATCCAGGAACGTGATTTGGACGTAGAGAAACTGGCGCAGCGCCTTGCCGCGCTGCTCGCCGACCGCCGCCAGCTGACCGCGATGGCGGAAGCTGCGCGCACGCAAGCCAAGCCCGACGCGGCCGCAACGATTGCCCGCGCTTGCCTGGAGGTGGCCGCATGACGCCGCGCCGCCTGCTCGCGCACGAAGACCTGATGACCACCTTCCGCCGCGTGCATTTCATCGGCATCGGCGGCGTGGGCATGAGCGGCATCGCCGAGGTGCTGCACAACCTGGGCTACGCCGTGTCCGGTTCGGACAAGGCCAACTCGCCCACCGCGCAACGGCTGGCCGCGCTCGGCATCGACGTGCGCATCGGCCACGAGGCCGCGCACGTGGGCGACGCCGACGTAGTGGTGACCTCGAGCGCCATCCGCCAGGACAACCCGGAACTGGTCGCCGCGCGTGCCGCGCGCATCCCGGTGATCCCGCGCGCGGAGATGCTGGGCGAGCTGATGCGCTTCCGCCGTGGCGTCGCCATCGCCGGCACGCACGGCAAGACCACCACGACCAGCCTGGTCGCCAGTGTGCTGGCGGAAGCCAATTACGATCCGACGTTCGTGATCGGCGGCCAGCTCAACGCCGCCGGCGCCAACGCGCGCTTGGGCACCGGCCAGTATCTGGTCGCCGAGGCCGACGAGTCCGACGGCTCGTTCCTGCTGCTCTCGCCGGTGATCGCCGCCGTCACCAACATCGACGCCGATCACCTGGAGAACTACGGCGGCGATTTCGCCCAGGTGAAGAAGGCCTTCGCCGATTTCCTGCACCGCCTGCCGTTCTACGGCCTGGCCGTGCTCTGCGTGGACGACGAGGAAGTGGCGAAACTGGCGAAGGGCACCACGCGCCGCGTGATGACCTACGGCATCCGCGCGACCGACGCCGACGTGCGCGCGATCAACGTGCGCCAGAGCGGCTTCCAGATGCTGTTCGACCTGCAGCTGCCCGGCCGCGCCGAACCACTGCCGGTCACGC
Protein-coding regions in this window:
- the murC gene encoding UDP-N-acetylmuramate--L-alanine ligase; the encoded protein is MTPRRLLAHEDLMTTFRRVHFIGIGGVGMSGIAEVLHNLGYAVSGSDKANSPTAQRLAALGIDVRIGHEAAHVGDADVVVTSSAIRQDNPELVAARAARIPVIPRAEMLGELMRFRRGVAIAGTHGKTTTTSLVASVLAEANYDPTFVIGGQLNAAGANARLGTGQYLVAEADESDGSFLLLSPVIAAVTNIDADHLENYGGDFAQVKKAFADFLHRLPFYGLAVLCVDDEEVAKLAKGTTRRVMTYGIRATDADVRAINVRQSGFQMLFDLQLPGRAEPLPVTLNLPGQHNVLNALAAATIGWQLGVEAEAIARALENFQGVGRRFHRRGELKLEQGSALLVDDYGHHPRELAAVFAAARGGWPDRRLVVGFQPHRYSRTRDLLDDFANVLAEADVLVLTEVYPAGEAPIAGADGRALARAVRARGKVDPVLIEHPRDFKDTLPTLLRDGDLLLLLGAGDIGAAAVELAQVGHLRTTK